The Aureispira anguillae genome contains a region encoding:
- a CDS encoding T9SS type A sorting domain-containing protein translates to MARWKNHTRKNTSIAMMYSTSQLSVLRLIAYDCPQARGVLSQVEDVNFLDFDCSSNLRSKPMEQEEASTSEWEITLYPNPTDDKLTIESNQILENTTTIEIYNSLGQQIKVITIKEDIQSISIDASSLIDGVYIMRLKNGANVKTKAFVVSK, encoded by the coding sequence ATGGCTAGATGGAAAAATCATACAAGAAAAAATACAAGTATTGCGATGATGTACTCTACTAGTCAATTATCCGTATTGAGGTTAATTGCTTATGATTGCCCACAAGCAAGAGGAGTGTTATCTCAAGTAGAAGATGTGAATTTCTTAGATTTTGATTGTTCTTCTAATTTACGTTCTAAGCCAATGGAGCAAGAAGAAGCATCAACAAGTGAATGGGAAATTACTTTATATCCAAATCCTACAGATGATAAATTGACAATTGAAAGTAATCAAATACTAGAGAATACAACCACGATTGAAATATATAATTCTCTAGGTCAGCAAATTAAAGTTATTACAATCAAAGAGGATATACAGAGTATAAGCATCGATGCTAGTTCATTAATAGATGGCGTCTATATCATGCGTTTAAAAAATGGAGCTAATGTGAAAACCAAAGCATTCGTAGTATCTAAATAA
- a CDS encoding T9SS type A sorting domain-containing protein, with product MKYFISIIILFYFSNVIAQKHDNIWLVGSYDPSSQIEFNSTSFSLDTVNKGGMEGFRAMTSICDSLGNLLFYTNGIWVNNHQHQMMDNGDSLNPGLVADDFRTAGYPTCNSIIILPHPVQMNKYYIFHQSITYPSQIAGFAEHLYYSLIDMNANGGLGRVELKNQILVSDSLSMGQIHAVKHANGRDWWLIQGKGHSIGFYTFLVHENQITLEHEQYIGDTSRIGGGAEWKGQAVFSSQGDKYVRYDYLNDLDIYDFDRCIGLLSNNVHIAIQDSADFNGGVGGVAVSPSGQYLYLASSLDLYQFNLWTTNIESTKDTIAHVDNFYQFIPANRAAFNFLQLAPDGKIYGVAPNTTYMHVIEYPDSAGTASSVLQHHINTNFINGFFMPNHPHYRTPALSGSACDTITNTKTVEITEKEVQIYPNPTSRLVYIEATEGIERLSVHDALGREVYWYHQPRQQGITLDTQQWENGIYYLSIWLDGKIIQEKIQVLR from the coding sequence ATGAAATATTTTATATCAATAATCATTCTATTTTATTTTTCAAATGTAATAGCCCAAAAACATGATAATATTTGGTTAGTTGGAAGTTATGACCCATCAAGTCAAATAGAGTTTAATAGTACTTCTTTCAGTCTTGATACTGTAAATAAAGGAGGGATGGAGGGATTTAGAGCAATGACCTCTATCTGTGATAGTTTAGGGAATTTATTATTTTATACCAATGGGATTTGGGTGAATAATCATCAGCATCAGATGATGGATAATGGAGATAGTTTGAATCCTGGATTAGTAGCAGATGATTTTAGAACAGCAGGATATCCAACATGTAACAGTATCATTATCCTTCCACATCCAGTACAAATGAATAAATATTACATCTTTCATCAGTCGATTACTTATCCATCACAAATTGCAGGATTTGCCGAGCATTTATATTATAGCTTAATAGATATGAATGCTAATGGAGGTTTGGGAAGAGTAGAATTGAAGAATCAAATTTTAGTCTCAGATAGTCTGTCTATGGGACAAATACATGCAGTGAAGCATGCAAATGGTAGAGATTGGTGGTTGATACAAGGAAAAGGACATTCCATAGGATTTTATACTTTTTTAGTCCATGAGAATCAAATTACTTTAGAACATGAGCAATATATAGGTGATACTAGTAGAATAGGAGGCGGAGCAGAATGGAAAGGACAAGCTGTGTTCTCCTCACAAGGCGATAAATATGTACGTTATGATTATTTGAATGACTTGGACATTTATGATTTTGATAGATGCATAGGTTTATTATCCAATAATGTCCATATTGCAATCCAAGACTCTGCGGATTTTAATGGAGGTGTAGGAGGAGTAGCCGTATCACCAAGTGGGCAGTATTTGTATTTAGCTTCTTCCTTAGATTTATATCAATTTAACTTATGGACTACAAATATAGAAAGTACAAAAGACACTATAGCCCATGTCGATAATTTTTATCAGTTTATTCCTGCCAATAGAGCTGCTTTTAACTTTTTGCAATTAGCCCCAGATGGCAAAATATATGGTGTCGCCCCCAATACGACTTATATGCACGTGATAGAGTACCCAGACTCTGCAGGAACAGCTAGTAGTGTATTACAACATCATATCAATACCAATTTTATCAATGGCTTTTTTATGCCAAACCATCCACATTACCGCACCCCAGCCCTATCAGGTTCAGCCTGTGATACCATCACCAATACAAAAACTGTAGAAATAACAGAAAAAGAAGTACAAATCTATCCCAATCCAACCAGTAGACTAGTGTATATAGAAGCCACAGAAGGGATAGAGCGACTATCTGTTCATGATGCATTAGGGCGAGAAGTATATTGGTATCATCAACCTAGACAACAAGGAATAACATTAGATACCCAACAATGGGAAAATGGAATTTATTATCTGAGTATATGGCTAGATGGAAAAATCATACAAGAAAAGATACAAGTATTGCGATGA
- a CDS encoding T9SS type A sorting domain-containing protein: MKYLILTISLFYFSNTRGQQHDNTWMLSQEYGNLSTQVEFLPTVTTDTAIRNLKISKTNLTVSDSLGNLLFYTNGIKIYNTQYQLMQNGNGLNPGQLATNSTNGYPYVEAITSIPHPVQANKYYVFHQGVSYSSALDGFAEKLYYTLVDMNANGGLGRVDKKNQVLLENDSMCVGQLEVVKHGNGRDWWLIQPMAYSNGYYIFLIADSTITYHHKQYIGNVSLHDSEFIGQATFTHQGDKYFRYDQENDLDMFDFDRCTGYLANYEHIPVQDSADNVAGGFFMGVAVSPNDRYLYVSSYIYMYQFDLWASNIASTRDTVGVYDNHLHIGIFQTFFGSIQTAPDGKIYSVSFGSPYLHVINNPNVGGVGCDVVQRGQNLLFINSHIPNFPHYRTPALSGSACDTITSIETVETPEKEIQIYPNPTSGLVYIEAVQEIEQLSIHDALGRKVYWYHQPRQQGITLDTQQWDNGIYYISIWLDGKIVQEKIHVLR; the protein is encoded by the coding sequence ATGAAATATTTAATACTTACAATCAGTCTATTTTATTTTTCAAATACACGAGGACAACAGCATGATAACACATGGATGTTATCCCAAGAATATGGAAATTTATCCACTCAAGTAGAATTTTTACCAACTGTTACAACTGATACAGCTATTAGGAATTTAAAAATATCAAAGACTAATTTAACTGTTTCAGATAGTTTAGGAAATCTTTTATTTTATACAAATGGTATTAAAATTTACAATACCCAATATCAATTAATGCAAAATGGAAATGGACTGAACCCTGGGCAGTTAGCAACAAATAGTACAAATGGCTATCCTTATGTAGAAGCAATTACAAGCATCCCTCATCCAGTACAAGCTAATAAATATTATGTTTTTCATCAAGGTGTATCTTACAGTAGTGCTTTAGATGGTTTTGCAGAAAAACTCTACTATACTTTAGTGGATATGAATGCAAATGGAGGTTTAGGTAGAGTAGATAAAAAGAATCAAGTCTTATTAGAAAATGACTCGATGTGTGTAGGTCAATTAGAAGTTGTCAAACATGGTAATGGTAGAGATTGGTGGCTAATACAACCGATGGCATACTCCAATGGCTATTATATTTTTTTAATAGCAGATAGTACTATTACTTACCATCATAAACAATACATAGGCAATGTTAGTCTTCATGACTCTGAATTTATAGGACAAGCCACATTTACCCATCAAGGTGACAAGTATTTTAGATATGACCAAGAAAACGACTTAGATATGTTTGATTTTGATAGGTGCACAGGGTATTTAGCTAATTATGAACATATCCCAGTACAAGACTCGGCAGACAATGTAGCTGGTGGTTTTTTTATGGGCGTAGCTGTGTCACCCAATGATAGGTATTTGTATGTGTCTTCTTATATTTATATGTATCAATTTGATTTATGGGCTTCTAATATTGCTAGTACCAGAGATACTGTAGGAGTCTATGACAACCACTTACATATAGGAATTTTTCAAACATTTTTTGGGTCTATACAAACTGCTCCAGACGGAAAAATATATAGTGTATCTTTTGGTTCACCTTATCTTCATGTCATCAATAATCCTAATGTCGGTGGTGTAGGTTGTGATGTAGTACAAAGAGGACAGAATCTTTTATTTATCAATAGTCATATTCCCAACTTCCCCCACTACAGAACCCCAGCCCTATCAGGTTCAGCCTGTGATACCATCACAAGTATAGAAACTGTAGAAACACCCGAAAAAGAGATCCAAATTTACCCCAATCCAACCAGTGGACTAGTGTATATAGAAGCCGTACAAGAGATAGAGCAACTATCCATCCATGATGCACTAGGGCGAAAAGTATATTGGTATCATCAACCTAGACAACAAGGGATAACATTAGATACCCAACAATGGGATAATGGGATTTATTATATCAGTATATGGCTAGATGGAAAAATTGTTCAAGAAAAGATACATGTATTGAGATGA
- a CDS encoding T9SS type A sorting domain-containing protein has translation MARWKNHTRKDTSIAMRSFTSQLSALRLIAYDCPQERGMLSQVEDVNFLDFDCSSNLRSKPMEGKDIEETISDRWEVVLYPNPTDDKLTIESDQMLENETTIEIYNSIGQQVQILTIKKDVQSINIDASSLMDGVYIMRLKNADNSKTKAFVVSK, from the coding sequence ATGGCTAGATGGAAAAATCATACAAGAAAAGATACAAGTATTGCGATGAGGTCCTTTACTAGTCAATTATCTGCATTAAGGTTAATTGCTTATGATTGCCCACAAGAAAGAGGAATGTTATCTCAAGTAGAAGATGTGAATTTCTTAGATTTTGATTGTAGCTCGAATTTACGTTCCAAACCAATGGAAGGAAAAGATATAGAAGAAACTATATCAGATAGATGGGAAGTAGTCTTATATCCAAATCCCACAGATGATAAATTAACTATTGAAAGTGATCAAATGCTTGAAAATGAAACAACTATTGAGATTTATAATTCTATAGGACAACAAGTGCAAATCTTAACAATCAAGAAAGATGTACAAAGCATCAATATTGATGCGAGTTCATTAATGGACGGTGTTTATATCATGCGATTAAAAAATGCAGATAATAGCAAAACAAAGGCTTTTGTAGTTTCTAAATAA
- a CDS encoding YceI family protein, with translation MKHLSLILLLSLVITACENEAPNEVPNESINTSTPAVELIGEKKIDLEKSKIYWKGYKIMGFHSGTIQLSEGQIDFKDGNISSGSFTVDMNSVVVSDLMDAGQEEEEDEEPHDEKAELAEHLMDSDFFDAKQFPKATFVIQKVSLHNKNAYTITGDMTIKGIQQTLTFDAQLKSNIITATVSINRTSFGIKYGSGSFFSNLGDRAIKDEFSLDISLVLL, from the coding sequence ATGAAACATTTAAGTTTAATCTTATTATTGAGTTTGGTTATAACCGCCTGTGAAAATGAGGCGCCTAATGAAGTTCCTAATGAATCGATCAATACCTCTACCCCTGCTGTAGAGCTAATAGGAGAAAAAAAAATTGACCTAGAAAAAAGCAAAATTTATTGGAAAGGTTACAAAATCATGGGCTTCCATTCTGGCACCATCCAACTATCGGAAGGACAAATAGATTTTAAAGATGGAAACATTAGCTCAGGGTCTTTTACTGTTGATATGAACTCTGTTGTTGTCTCGGATTTAATGGATGCAGGACAAGAAGAGGAAGAAGATGAAGAGCCTCATGACGAAAAAGCAGAATTAGCCGAGCACTTGATGGACTCTGATTTCTTTGATGCCAAACAGTTTCCCAAAGCAACATTTGTCATTCAAAAGGTTAGCCTACATAATAAGAATGCTTATACCATCACTGGTGATATGACCATCAAAGGAATCCAGCAGACGTTAACTTTTGATGCTCAATTAAAAAGCAATATCATAACGGCAACGGTGTCCATTAATAGAACTTCCTTTGGCATCAAATATGGCTCTGGAAGTTTCTTTAGCAACCTTGGTGATCGAGCAATTAAAGATGAATTTAGCCTTGACATCAGCTTAGTTCTACTGTAA
- a CDS encoding T9SS type A sorting domain-containing protein has product MKYFFILFSLGFFSSCFAQQYDKNWLLGGHTALPSAKAAFSSSTLIIDTLIRNMPITRTALSMSDSLGNLIFYSNGIKVHNAQHQLMQNGDSLNPGQIANNNSVIGYTINEGIISIPHPSQANKYYIFHQAATYTSVVAGFAEKLYYTLIDMNANGGLGKVEKKNQILLENDSMCGGQLEVVKHGNGRDWWLIQPMSGSNGYHIFLIEGNAINYHHKQYLGASKILGSEVAGQATFSHDGNKYFRYDYRNDLDIYDFDRCTGLLSNYLHIPIIDSIDNITNSFVLTGVASSPNDRYLYVSSWIYLYQFDLWASNIAASIDTVAVYDNYKIGNLPTLFGFIQSAPNGKIYSMISSAPYLHVINNPNIGGIGSNTIQRAVNIYYNNSHIPNLPHYRTPTLSGSACDTITSIETVETPEKEIQIYPNPTSGLVYIEAVQEIEQLSIHDALGREVYWYNQPRQQGITLDTQQWENGIYYISIWLDGKIIQEKIQVLR; this is encoded by the coding sequence ATGAAATATTTTTTTATCCTATTTAGTTTGGGTTTTTTTTCAAGTTGTTTTGCACAACAATATGATAAGAACTGGTTACTAGGAGGTCATACAGCTTTGCCTTCTGCTAAAGCTGCCTTTTCTTCGAGTACCTTAATAATAGACACTTTAATTAGAAATATGCCTATAACTCGTACAGCTCTTTCTATGTCAGATAGTCTAGGGAATCTAATTTTTTATTCTAATGGAATAAAAGTCCATAATGCCCAGCATCAGTTAATGCAAAATGGAGATAGTTTAAATCCTGGACAAATAGCGAATAATAATAGTGTTATAGGCTATACTATTAATGAAGGAATAATATCAATTCCTCACCCAAGCCAAGCTAACAAATACTATATATTTCATCAAGCAGCAACTTATACAAGCGTCGTAGCAGGATTTGCTGAAAAACTCTATTATACTCTAATAGATATGAATGCTAATGGAGGTTTAGGAAAAGTAGAAAAAAAGAATCAAATTTTATTAGAAAATGATTCTATGTGTGGAGGACAATTAGAAGTAGTCAAGCATGGTAATGGTAGAGATTGGTGGCTTATTCAACCAATGAGTGGTTCTAATGGTTATCATATTTTTTTGATTGAAGGAAATGCTATTAATTACCATCACAAACAATACCTTGGTGCTTCTAAAATATTAGGGAGCGAGGTAGCAGGACAAGCTACATTTAGCCATGATGGAAATAAATATTTTAGATATGACTATAGAAATGACTTAGATATTTATGATTTTGATAGATGTACAGGGTTGCTTTCTAATTATTTGCACATACCTATTATTGACTCTATTGACAATATCACCAATAGTTTTGTTTTAACAGGAGTAGCAAGCTCACCTAATGATAGATATTTGTATGTCTCCTCTTGGATATATCTTTATCAATTTGATTTATGGGCATCTAACATTGCTGCATCAATAGATACTGTGGCTGTTTATGATAATTATAAAATAGGAAACCTTCCAACTCTATTTGGTTTTATACAATCTGCCCCAAATGGCAAAATATATAGCATGATAAGTAGTGCTCCATATTTACATGTTATCAATAATCCTAATATAGGAGGAATAGGCTCTAATACGATTCAAAGGGCAGTAAACATATACTATAATAATTCTCATATTCCCAATCTACCCCACTACAGAACCCCAACCCTATCAGGTTCAGCCTGTGATACCATCACAAGTATAGAAACTGTAGAAACACCAGAAAAAGAGATCCAAATTTACCCCAATCCAACCAGTGGACTAGTGTATATAGAAGCCGTACAAGAGATAGAGCAACTATCCATCCATGATGCACTAGGGCGAGAAGTATATTGGTATAATCAACCTAGACAACAAGGAATAACATTAGATACCCAACAATGGGAAAATGGGATTTATTATATCAGTATATGGCTAGATGGAAAAATCATACAAGAAAAAATACAAGTATTGCGATGA
- a CDS encoding T9SS type A sorting domain-containing protein, translated as MKYIILIISLFYFSNAIAQKHDNIWLVGNSDPSTQIEFNATSFTIDTINKGGMEAFRAMTSICDSLGNLLFYTNGISVHNHQYQLMQNGDTLNPGPISDSWYNTGYPTCNNVIILPHPVQVNKYYIFHQSITYPSQIAGFAEHLYYSLVDMNANNGLGKVEVKNQILVSDSLSMGQVHTVKHANGRDWWLIQGKGKSIGFYTFLIHENQITLEYEQYIGDTSRQGGGAEWTGKAVFSPQGDKYVRCDYLNDLDIYDFDRCTGLLSNNVHIAIQDSADINQSRTAVSISPSGQYLYMASFLNLYQFDLWASNIASSKDTVARVDNFYQFFPNNRTLFNCLELAPDGKIYGVAPNTTYMHVIEYPDSVGAACSVLQHHINTNFINGFFMPNHPHYKNPALSGSACDTITNTKTVEIIEKEVQIYPNPTSNLVYIEAVQEIEQLSIHDALGREVYWYHQPRQQGITLDTQQWENGIYYLSIWLDGKIIQEKIQVLR; from the coding sequence ATGAAGTATATAATATTAATAATCAGTTTGTTTTATTTTTCAAATGCAATAGCTCAAAAGCATGATAATATTTGGTTGGTTGGAAATAGCGATCCTTCTACTCAAATAGAATTTAATGCTACTTCTTTTACCATTGATACTATAAACAAAGGAGGAATGGAAGCATTTAGAGCGATGACTTCTATATGTGATAGTTTGGGTAATTTATTATTTTATACTAATGGAATTAGTGTTCATAATCATCAATATCAGTTAATGCAAAATGGTGATACATTGAACCCTGGTCCAATATCTGATAGTTGGTACAATACAGGTTATCCAACTTGTAATAATGTTATAATCCTTCCACACCCAGTGCAAGTCAATAAATATTATATTTTTCATCAATCTATTACTTATCCATCCCAAATTGCAGGATTTGCAGAACATCTGTATTATAGTTTGGTAGATATGAATGCCAATAATGGATTAGGAAAAGTAGAGGTAAAAAATCAAATTTTAGTATCTGATAGTTTATCAATGGGACAAGTCCATACAGTCAAACATGCGAATGGTCGAGATTGGTGGCTAATACAAGGGAAAGGAAAGTCTATAGGTTTTTATACTTTTTTGATACATGAGAATCAAATCACTTTGGAGTATGAGCAATATATAGGAGATACCAGTCGTCAGGGAGGCGGAGCGGAATGGACAGGCAAAGCTGTGTTCTCTCCACAGGGTGATAAGTATGTTCGTTGTGATTATCTAAATGATTTGGATATTTATGATTTTGATAGATGTACTGGCTTGTTATCTAATAATGTGCATATTGCTATCCAAGATTCTGCAGATATAAATCAAAGTCGTACTGCTGTTAGTATATCACCAAGTGGTCAGTATTTATATATGGCTTCATTTTTAAATTTATATCAATTTGACTTATGGGCTTCTAATATTGCAAGCAGTAAAGATACAGTAGCTAGGGTAGATAATTTTTATCAGTTTTTTCCAAATAATAGAACACTATTTAATTGTTTAGAGTTAGCACCAGATGGTAAAATATATGGCGTAGCCCCTAATACAACCTATATGCACGTGATAGAGTACCCAGACTCTGTAGGTGCAGCTTGTAGTGTTCTACAGCATCATATCAATACCAATTTTATCAATGGCTTTTTTATGCCAAACCATCCACACTACAAAAACCCAGCCCTATCAGGTTCAGCCTGTGATACCATCACCAATACAAAAACTGTAGAAATAATAGAAAAAGAAGTACAAATCTACCCCAACCCAACTAGTAATCTAGTATATATAGAAGCCGTACAAGAGATAGAGCAACTATCCATTCATGATGCATTAGGACGAGAAGTTTATTGGTATCATCAACCTAGACAACAAGGAATAACATTAGATACCCAACAATGGGAAAATGGAATTTATTATCTGAGTATATGGCTAGATGGAAAAATCATACAAGAAAAGATACAAGTATTGCGATGA
- a CDS encoding T9SS type A sorting domain-containing protein: protein MRYANHQLSVLHFSDSPLTGAASSLRISSNTLEANQAQNGIVVSNHNNNAVNLIGVIQNNTITMKGASPERAGISVLNSRLLVECNSIEGNRQTLNAADVFGIVGATNATLGGQSIYQCNAVDRTNIGVYFEGFNNLQFRGNRFDRHETGLLLESNAVIGVQRTNLPNGNQELHGNRWTGNTTEDAQNFNLANLPASVFFIDLSIPNNVPNNFGPTGTLPPTWFTPQFGTNTFDCNTPQLICRAPLLASPFFSTISSNNISLLTARDSSLALGTFTTTAYTPNARYTGQRGLYRKLVGNPSLQQGIFSNFVTTCQTNCIGHSDNVSEQCKQAFSIIFTDSLVLDSLKKVCNYYLDTLSCLDSMLAVNYNINTANTRTNFTQQLITVSNQRQALLSNVNNQQQASLTPICNVNNSISTIVKHELFEQQVNDIYLNTVAKGILEYSNSQLSILRLIASDCPQEGGKAVHTARGMLSRIEDVNFLDFDCSSNLRSKPMEQSNENTNTIDIWEVILYPNPTDDKLTVESNQILEGETTIEIYNSLGQQVQILTIEEDIQSINIDASSLLDGVYIMRLKNGNNSKTKAFVVSK, encoded by the coding sequence ATGAGGTATGCTAATCATCAATTATCTGTTTTGCATTTTTCTGACAGCCCCCTAACAGGAGCCGCTTCTTCTTTGAGAATTTCTAGTAATACCTTAGAAGCCAACCAAGCGCAAAATGGCATTGTGGTGAGCAATCATAACAATAATGCTGTTAATTTGATTGGCGTAATTCAGAATAATACCATCACTATGAAAGGCGCTAGTCCTGAACGTGCAGGGATTAGTGTACTCAATAGTCGTCTTTTGGTGGAATGCAATAGCATTGAGGGCAATAGGCAAACGCTGAATGCTGCTGATGTCTTTGGAATTGTGGGCGCTACCAATGCTACACTAGGGGGACAGAGTATTTATCAGTGTAATGCTGTGGATAGAACCAATATTGGGGTCTATTTTGAAGGGTTTAATAATCTGCAGTTTAGAGGGAATCGGTTTGATCGGCATGAAACTGGATTGTTGTTGGAGAGTAATGCGGTTATTGGGGTGCAACGAACGAACTTACCGAATGGTAACCAAGAATTACACGGTAATAGATGGACTGGAAATACAACTGAAGATGCTCAAAATTTTAATTTGGCTAATCTGCCAGCATCAGTATTTTTTATTGATTTGAGCATTCCGAATAATGTGCCAAATAATTTTGGACCAACTGGAACTTTACCCCCTACATGGTTTACGCCTCAATTTGGTACAAATACTTTTGATTGTAATACACCACAACTGATTTGTAGGGCACCTTTGTTGGCTTCTCCATTCTTTAGTACAATAAGTAGTAATAATATTTCTTTATTGACAGCAAGAGACAGTTCTTTAGCTTTAGGTACATTTACTACAACTGCTTATACTCCAAATGCAAGATATACAGGACAAAGAGGTTTATACAGAAAGTTAGTAGGAAATCCAAGTTTACAGCAAGGAATATTTAGCAATTTTGTGACGACTTGTCAGACAAATTGTATAGGGCATTCTGATAATGTAAGTGAGCAATGTAAACAAGCATTCAGTATCATTTTTACAGATTCTTTAGTTTTAGATAGCTTGAAAAAAGTATGTAATTATTACTTGGACACGTTATCTTGTTTGGATTCTATGTTAGCTGTTAATTATAACATTAATACAGCAAATACAAGAACTAACTTTACTCAACAACTGATTACAGTCTCTAATCAGAGACAGGCATTATTATCAAATGTAAATAACCAACAACAGGCAAGTCTAACTCCTATTTGTAATGTGAATAATAGCATTAGTACGATTGTTAAACATGAGTTGTTTGAACAGCAAGTAAATGATATATACTTGAATACAGTTGCTAAAGGAATCTTGGAATATAGTAATAGCCAATTATCTATTTTGAGATTGATAGCATCTGATTGTCCACAGGAAGGAGGGAAAGCAGTACACACTGCAAGAGGAATGCTGTCAAGAATAGAAGATGTGAATTTTTTAGATTTTGATTGTAGCTCAAATTTACGTTCTAAGCCAATGGAGCAGAGCAATGAAAATACAAATACAATTGATATATGGGAAGTCATATTATATCCAAATCCAACAGATGATAAATTGACTGTTGAAAGTAATCAAATACTTGAGGGTGAAACAACAATTGAGATTTACAACTCTTTGGGGCAACAAGTACAAATATTAACCATTGAGGAAGATATACAAAGCATTAACATTGATGCGAGTTCTTTATTAGATGGTGTCTACATTATGAGGTTGAAAAACGGAAATAATAGCAAAACAAAGGCTTTTGTAGTCTCCAAATAA